A single region of the Deltaproteobacteria bacterium genome encodes:
- a CDS encoding deoxynucleoside kinase: MEGEKRYIAVEGPIGVGKTSLAKMLATELGGELLLERTQDNPFLEKFYQDRKGYAFQTQLFFLLTRYQQQKDLSQLDLFQEMIISDYLFDRNRIFAHINLDKDELRLYEGIYSLLDSRIIRPDLVILLQARPEVLKERIRTQGMHYERDISLEYLKEVVEAYRDYFFYYSESPLLVVDTTEIDFVQSREDFEDLLREIKGTRKGTWYYIPLGSR; this comes from the coding sequence ATGGAAGGTGAGAAGCGATATATCGCGGTAGAGGGGCCCATCGGCGTGGGCAAGACAAGCCTGGCCAAGATGTTGGCCACCGAGCTGGGGGGAGAACTACTCCTGGAGAGAACGCAGGACAACCCCTTTTTGGAAAAGTTCTACCAGGACAGGAAGGGATACGCCTTTCAAACCCAGTTGTTCTTCCTCCTCACCCGCTATCAACAACAAAAGGACCTCAGCCAACTAGACCTCTTCCAAGAGATGATTATCAGCGACTATCTCTTTGACCGCAACAGGATCTTCGCCCACATAAATCTTGACAAAGATGAACTGAGGTTGTATGAAGGAATATATTCCCTCTTGGACAGCAGGATCATCCGACCTGATCTGGTGATCCTTTTGCAGGCCCGGCCCGAGGTCCTCAAAGAGAGGATCAGGACACAGGGGATGCACTATGAGAGGGATATCTCCTTGGAGTATTTGAAGGAGGTGGTGGAGGCATATAGGGATTACTTCTTCTATTATAGCGAATCCCCTCTTCTGGTGGTGGACACGACAGAGATCGACTTTGTCCAGAGCAGGGAGGATTTTGAGGACCTATTGAGGGAAATCAAAGGGACCAGAAAGGGGACGTGGTATTACATCCCGCTTGGATCCAGGTAG
- the panB gene encoding 3-methyl-2-oxobutanoate hydroxymethyltransferase: protein MKEKVTVPGIREMKERGEKIAMLTAYDTPFARILDEAEVDILLVGDSVGSVVAGYPNTLPVTIEEMIYHTRAVVRGVKRALVVIDMPFMSYQISIEDAKRNTGRMIKESGAEAIKLEGGSNMKEVIKAIVGIDIPVMGHIGLTPQSIHQMGGYKVQGKVEEQRRKILEDALAVEEAGAFSLVLECIPVELAQEITEKLSIPTIGIGAGVHCDGQVLVIHDLLGLLGEFRPKFVKSYVDLRKVISQAVGGYIKEVRERAFPTEEHSFYL from the coding sequence ATGAAGGAGAAGGTAACGGTACCTGGCATAAGGGAGATGAAGGAAAGGGGGGAGAAGATCGCTATGCTCACCGCTTATGATACCCCCTTCGCCCGTATCCTAGATGAGGCCGAGGTGGACATCCTCCTGGTGGGAGATTCGGTTGGTTCGGTGGTGGCAGGTTATCCCAACACCCTCCCGGTTACCATAGAGGAGATGATCTACCATACCAGGGCTGTGGTCAGGGGCGTCAAGAGGGCCCTGGTGGTCATCGATATGCCCTTCATGTCCTACCAGATAAGCATTGAGGACGCAAAGAGGAATACAGGACGGATGATCAAGGAAAGCGGGGCCGAGGCGATAAAGCTGGAGGGAGGGTCCAACATGAAGGAGGTTATCAAGGCCATCGTCGGCATCGACATCCCGGTCATGGGCCATATTGGCCTGACCCCCCAGTCCATCCACCAAATGGGGGGATATAAGGTACAAGGCAAGGTGGAGGAACAGAGACGAAAGATATTGGAGGACGCCTTGGCAGTGGAGGAGGCCGGGGCCTTCTCCCTGGTGCTGGAGTGCATACCTGTGGAGCTGGCACAAGAGATCACCGAAAAGCTGAGCATCCCCACCATCGGCATCGGGGCAGGCGTGCATTGTGACGGCCAGGTACTGGTGATCCATGACCTGTTGGGACTCTTAGGGGAGTTTCGCCCCAAATTCGTGAAGAGTTATGTAGACTTGCGAAAGGTCATCTCCCAAGCAGTGGGAGGATATATAAAGGAGGTGAGGGAGAGGGCATTCCCCACCGAGGAACACAGCTTTTACCTCTGA
- a CDS encoding pantoate--beta-alanine ligase codes for MEIIAGVKEMQRQAQQLQKEGKTIAFVPTMGYLHEGHLSLMREGRKRGDVLIISIFVNPTQFGPGEDYEKYPRDMKRDLKLAQKVGVDIVFTPSVQEMYPTRFQTSVEVEKVTKNLCGISRPHHFRGVTTVVAKLFNIVKPHLALFGQKDYQQLVTIKRMVGDLNMDIEIIGMPTVREADGLAMSSRNAYLNPKKRKAAQSLYRSLLMGEELFRQGTRSAKVILQKIREIIEAEKSAQIDYAKICDPQTLEDIEEIEDEAVIALAVRIGRTRLIDNLILKEG; via the coding sequence ATGGAGATCATCGCTGGGGTCAAAGAGATGCAGCGGCAGGCGCAACAGCTCCAAAAGGAGGGAAAGACCATCGCCTTCGTCCCCACCATGGGGTACCTGCACGAAGGCCATCTCTCATTGATGCGGGAGGGGAGGAAGAGGGGAGATGTGTTGATCATTAGCATCTTTGTCAACCCCACCCAATTCGGCCCAGGGGAGGATTATGAGAAATATCCCCGTGACATGAAAAGGGACCTCAAACTGGCCCAAAAGGTGGGGGTGGATATCGTCTTCACCCCCTCGGTCCAAGAGATGTACCCCACCAGATTTCAGACCTCTGTGGAGGTAGAAAAGGTCACCAAGAACCTCTGCGGTATCTCGCGCCCCCACCACTTTCGCGGGGTGACCACGGTGGTGGCTAAGCTATTTAACATCGTTAAGCCCCACCTCGCCCTCTTCGGCCAGAAAGATTACCAACAACTGGTCACCATCAAGAGGATGGTGGGGGATCTCAACATGGATATCGAGATCATTGGGATGCCCACTGTAAGGGAGGCCGATGGCCTGGCCATGAGCTCGCGCAACGCCTACCTCAATCCAAAGAAGAGGAAGGCGGCCCAGAGCCTGTATCGTTCCCTGCTCATGGGCGAAGAACTCTTTCGCCAGGGCACCAGAAGCGCAAAGGTTATCCTCCAGAAGATAAGGGAGATCATCGAGGCAGAAAAGTCAGCACAGATCGATTACGCCAAGATTTGTGATCCACAAACCCTGGAGGATATCGAGGAGATCGAGGACGAGGCAGTTATCGCCTTGGCCGTAAGGATAGGTAGAACCAGGTTGATCGACAACCTCATCCTAAAGGAGGGATAA